A genomic window from Mesosutterella faecium includes:
- a CDS encoding ISNCY family transposase: MKNSLPERAPKSQTGTEEIFEQVAYGLLSVPEAAKAMKLSIRQFYRRLAAWKRGEAADPPHGNKGRPPSNRLPDDIRLKIIELAVTKYQDFPPTLLTQYLVKNEGIKVSKETVRKILRELSPQASEQGLRRAGHFLRRRRSRFGELVQIDGSPHRWFGPGQKECSLIAFIDDATGRIAAAGFFPSETAAGYMTVLLQYIRAHGIPLALYSDRHGTFRALAQGRSKNVEGTQFQRVCDKLQIEQIFAQSPQAKGRIERLFKTLQGRWPHEFRVMGIEDMATANQRMDELIRDFNQRFGIDPREPLSANCAVAEESMPEIERICAWWHERVLSKSLSVSFGGSILQLKNASARKFELMGKKVSVIEYPDGRAPEMVYRDARGKEHLLCFEARKRKTLERTEYLESSKTIDACLDRIIEKEDLRPNGFVMKLECEMAEAKQRQAQRKERDQKARELEEKLKQRKNRSGK; the protein is encoded by the coding sequence ATGAAAAACTCGCTTCCTGAAAGAGCCCCGAAGTCCCAGACCGGCACAGAGGAGATTTTCGAACAGGTCGCCTACGGCCTGCTCTCGGTGCCGGAGGCAGCCAAAGCGATGAAGCTGAGCATTCGCCAGTTCTATCGCAGGCTGGCCGCCTGGAAAAGGGGCGAAGCCGCAGATCCGCCCCATGGCAACAAAGGGCGGCCCCCGAGCAACCGCCTGCCAGACGATATTCGTTTAAAAATCATAGAACTGGCAGTTACAAAATATCAGGATTTCCCTCCGACGCTCCTGACTCAGTACCTTGTGAAAAACGAAGGGATCAAAGTGTCGAAGGAAACTGTTCGAAAGATTCTGAGAGAACTCAGCCCTCAGGCCTCAGAGCAGGGGCTCAGAAGAGCCGGTCATTTTCTGAGGCGCAGAAGGTCAAGGTTCGGCGAGCTGGTTCAGATCGACGGCAGCCCGCACAGATGGTTCGGCCCCGGTCAGAAAGAGTGCTCATTAATCGCGTTCATTGACGATGCGACCGGCAGAATCGCCGCTGCCGGGTTCTTTCCCTCGGAGACCGCGGCGGGCTATATGACCGTGCTGCTCCAATACATCAGGGCGCACGGAATCCCCCTTGCGCTATACAGCGATCGGCACGGCACTTTCCGCGCGTTGGCTCAGGGCCGGTCCAAAAATGTAGAGGGCACACAGTTTCAGAGAGTCTGCGACAAGCTTCAGATCGAGCAGATATTCGCTCAGAGCCCGCAGGCAAAAGGCCGGATAGAACGCCTGTTCAAGACGCTGCAGGGGCGCTGGCCGCATGAGTTCAGGGTCATGGGAATCGAAGACATGGCCACCGCCAATCAGCGCATGGACGAACTGATCAGGGATTTCAATCAGCGGTTTGGAATCGACCCAAGAGAACCCCTGAGCGCAAACTGTGCGGTGGCTGAAGAAAGTATGCCCGAGATTGAACGCATATGCGCCTGGTGGCACGAACGCGTTCTGAGCAAATCTCTGAGCGTCTCCTTCGGGGGGTCGATCCTGCAGCTCAAGAATGCGAGCGCTCGGAAGTTTGAGCTGATGGGCAAGAAAGTCAGCGTCATCGAGTACCCGGATGGCCGTGCGCCGGAAATGGTCTACCGGGATGCACGGGGCAAAGAACATCTGCTCTGCTTTGAAGCCCGGAAAAGAAAAACGCTCGAGCGCACGGAATACCTTGAGTCATCGAAGACCATAGACGCATGCCTGGATCGAATCATTGAGAAGGAAGATTTGCGACCCAACGGCTTCGTCATGAAGCTGGAATGCGAAATGGCTGAAGCGAAGCAACGGCAGGCCCAGAGAAAAGAGCGTGACCAAAAGGCCCGTGAACTCGAAGAAAAGCTGAAGCAGCGGAAAAACAGATCTGGCAAATAA
- a CDS encoding DDE-type integrase/transposase/recombinase, translating into MCETTLQRIMSRNHQGALIRRTRKAKPQAGKATQQKLPVNKLDREFHADKPMFRLVTDVTYIPYFENDEWHWGYLSLVQDLFDRSIVAWVFSRTQDNALAVSTLQILSFRKFAPGAMLHSDRGS; encoded by the coding sequence GTGTGCGAAACCACCCTGCAGCGAATCATGAGCCGCAACCATCAGGGAGCTCTCATCCGCCGAACCCGCAAGGCTAAGCCGCAGGCAGGAAAAGCAACTCAGCAGAAGCTTCCGGTCAATAAGCTCGATCGTGAATTTCATGCGGACAAGCCCATGTTTCGCCTGGTCACGGACGTCACGTACATCCCGTACTTTGAAAACGACGAATGGCACTGGGGATACCTTTCTCTAGTCCAGGACCTGTTTGATCGGTCCATTGTTGCCTGGGTATTCTCGAGAACCCAAGACAACGCGCTGGCGGTCTCCACTTTGCAGATCCTGTCTTTCCGCAAGTTTGCCCCCGGGGCCATGCTGCACAGCGACCGTGGAAGCTGA
- a CDS encoding IS110 family transposase, with protein sequence MNSTLSNNPAVVIGIDLAKTHGDVVGFDKDRKIALKLPRISKEKLLERLANMPRASVLMEACGGSHCFVRKVKALGHDGRLLNPGDVKRIRCGHQKNNMLDAAYIAWAWYIPGISYVVPKTQAQQDLQSLQRIYQGYMKTRIEFGNRIHALLLEYGLSSPQTSRFIAEQLPEFIETHTKDLTPLAGEALLMLRDSWLEASEWEKKAGQKYDELVRANEASKRLMTIPGIGPKCAGALLTHCGEASRFRDSRQFAASLGLVPRQNSTGDRDTLGHITKRGPKHPRSMLVQGAAALMIMADRLEGALGEWVRKIKASGKKYGVKVCAIAAKLARIAWRILCEKGWNTGLSLSKPADRGLRLKSESS encoded by the coding sequence ATGAATTCTACCCTCTCAAACAATCCCGCTGTTGTCATCGGCATCGACCTTGCCAAAACTCACGGTGATGTTGTTGGTTTTGACAAAGATCGGAAGATAGCCCTGAAGCTGCCCCGCATTTCGAAGGAAAAGCTGCTGGAAAGGCTTGCGAACATGCCCCGGGCCTCCGTTCTGATGGAGGCCTGCGGCGGAAGCCACTGCTTCGTCCGCAAGGTGAAAGCGCTGGGGCACGACGGACGCCTCCTGAACCCCGGGGATGTGAAGCGCATACGGTGCGGGCATCAGAAGAACAACATGCTTGATGCCGCCTACATCGCCTGGGCCTGGTACATTCCAGGCATCAGCTATGTGGTCCCGAAAACCCAGGCGCAGCAGGATCTCCAGTCCCTGCAGCGCATCTATCAGGGCTACATGAAGACCCGCATAGAATTCGGAAACAGAATTCACGCCCTGCTGCTCGAATATGGTTTAAGCAGTCCTCAAACAAGCCGGTTCATAGCCGAACAGCTGCCGGAGTTCATAGAGACGCATACGAAGGATCTGACGCCTTTGGCAGGGGAAGCCCTCCTGATGCTACGGGACTCCTGGCTCGAGGCCTCTGAATGGGAGAAAAAGGCCGGACAGAAATATGACGAACTCGTGCGTGCAAACGAGGCCTCGAAGCGTCTGATGACAATTCCGGGCATTGGCCCCAAATGCGCCGGCGCTCTCCTCACGCACTGCGGGGAAGCCTCCCGCTTCCGCGACAGCCGGCAGTTTGCGGCGTCTCTCGGCCTTGTGCCCCGCCAGAACTCGACCGGAGACAGGGACACCCTGGGCCACATTACGAAGAGAGGGCCGAAACACCCCAGATCCATGTTAGTTCAGGGGGCCGCGGCTTTGATGATCATGGCTGACAGGCTCGAGGGAGCTCTTGGCGAATGGGTCCGGAAGATCAAGGCGTCCGGAAAGAAATACGGCGTCAAGGTCTGCGCCATCGCGGCAAAGCTCGCCCGCATCGCCTGGAGAATACTCTGTGAGAAAGGCTGGAATACAGGCCTCAGCCTATCAAAGCCGGCAGATCGAGGGCTGCGGCTTAAGTCGGAGAGCAGCTAA
- the istA gene encoding IS21 family transposase, with translation MLSKSIQQSILALHEQGQSIRYIHRTLRVSRKAIRRYIKGVVPLKVGRRPGPSLAFLQAHTEDAQALFLRAECSGPVTIRLIQEKYGVEVRQDVFNRFIRGFRHQVKLQNMPSPDRFEPQPGDQMQIDFGEKDVEIAGQMTHVHVFVAILGYSRRIFAMAFERETQEAWLQGIEQAFIYFQGVPRQVISDNAASLVAFHQRRGEVRFTDRYQFLADQYDFTPVATAVRKPRSKGKVERSVGYVKHNALVGVRYKSFEQLNMNLRAWCGQTADRRVLASFQHTPLERWPEEKKALRPLPCGPQYSAIWVTRKADKCGFIHLENRCYRLPDACRLQEVRLHVSSQNLEVYCGQKRIICLDKTADAYSPRQQPLSTPRNAAKAFEEEKKILQKDPVYQAYQAAGAGMPGNSAQYNLLFVGAEPEGVRP, from the coding sequence ATGCTCTCAAAATCAATTCAGCAAAGCATTCTGGCTCTGCATGAGCAAGGGCAGAGCATCAGGTACATCCATCGCACGCTGCGCGTGTCCCGCAAGGCCATCAGGCGGTACATCAAGGGCGTTGTTCCACTGAAAGTCGGCCGGCGTCCCGGCCCCAGCCTTGCCTTCCTCCAGGCCCATACTGAAGATGCCCAGGCACTTTTTCTCAGGGCAGAATGCAGCGGCCCGGTGACCATCCGGCTGATCCAGGAAAAATATGGAGTGGAAGTGCGGCAGGACGTCTTCAACCGCTTCATCAGAGGCTTCCGGCATCAGGTCAAGCTTCAGAACATGCCTTCGCCCGACAGGTTTGAGCCCCAGCCAGGCGACCAGATGCAGATTGATTTTGGCGAAAAAGACGTTGAAATTGCAGGCCAGATGACGCATGTGCATGTTTTTGTCGCCATTTTGGGCTATTCGAGGCGCATTTTCGCCATGGCGTTTGAAAGAGAGACCCAGGAGGCCTGGCTGCAGGGCATAGAGCAGGCGTTTATTTATTTTCAAGGAGTTCCTAGGCAGGTGATCAGCGACAACGCAGCCTCGCTGGTGGCTTTCCACCAACGCCGGGGTGAGGTTCGCTTCACTGACCGGTACCAGTTTCTGGCAGACCAGTACGATTTCACCCCTGTCGCCACTGCCGTCCGCAAGCCCCGGTCCAAAGGCAAGGTTGAGCGCAGCGTCGGATACGTCAAGCACAATGCACTGGTGGGGGTGCGCTATAAATCTTTTGAACAGCTGAACATGAACCTGCGGGCCTGGTGCGGCCAGACGGCCGACCGGCGTGTGCTGGCCAGTTTCCAGCACACGCCCCTGGAGCGCTGGCCCGAAGAAAAGAAAGCGCTGAGGCCGCTGCCGTGCGGTCCTCAGTATTCAGCGATCTGGGTGACGAGAAAGGCAGACAAATGCGGTTTCATCCATTTGGAAAACCGCTGCTATCGACTCCCCGATGCCTGTCGGCTGCAAGAGGTCCGACTCCATGTAAGCTCACAAAACCTCGAGGTGTACTGTGGACAGAAACGGATCATCTGCCTGGATAAAACCGCAGATGCATATTCGCCTCGCCAGCAGCCGTTGTCAACCCCGAGGAACGCTGCAAAAGCCTTTGAGGAAGAAAAAAAAATCCTTCAGAAAGATCCCGTTTATCAGGCGTATCAGGCAGCTGGTGCGGGCATGCCGGGAAACTCTGCGCAATACAACCTGCTTTTTGTTGGGGCTGAACCCGAAGGAGTTCGGCCATGA
- the istB gene encoding IS21-like element helper ATPase IstB, with protein sequence MRETDKELKACAARLKLTFIRDNLEDLLKSATENKMTVREALAFLFGEEIRRRNANRCSLWMSGAHFPVIKELRDFDLTFQPSIDPGLFREMCSLEWVGNGENVVLVGPPGVGKTHLAIGLGVSAVRAGMTVRFFSAKDLIEVLSKAYSEGVFENKLKEINKSRLLIIDELGYTPLSPVQTQLLYHLVALRYEKKSVIVTSNRPAGQWELFMGDKAASNAILDRLLHHCTAIAIKGESYRIHEGRMRKFKKTKAKEVGAENTQTS encoded by the coding sequence ATGAGGGAAACAGACAAAGAGCTTAAGGCCTGTGCGGCCCGCTTGAAGCTGACGTTCATTCGGGACAATCTTGAAGACCTGCTCAAGAGCGCCACTGAAAACAAAATGACGGTCAGGGAGGCCCTTGCGTTTCTGTTCGGAGAGGAAATCAGGCGGCGCAATGCCAACCGTTGCTCGCTCTGGATGAGCGGCGCTCATTTTCCGGTCATTAAGGAACTGAGGGATTTTGATCTGACATTTCAGCCGTCCATCGACCCTGGCCTTTTTCGTGAAATGTGCAGCCTGGAATGGGTCGGCAACGGGGAAAATGTCGTCCTGGTCGGGCCTCCGGGAGTGGGGAAGACGCATCTGGCCATCGGTCTGGGAGTCAGCGCCGTTCGCGCCGGCATGACGGTTCGTTTCTTCAGTGCCAAGGATTTAATTGAAGTTCTTTCAAAGGCCTACAGCGAAGGCGTTTTTGAAAACAAACTCAAGGAAATCAACAAGTCCAGGCTGCTGATCATCGATGAACTCGGCTATACGCCGCTGTCGCCGGTGCAGACGCAGCTGCTGTACCACCTGGTGGCTCTGAGATACGAAAAGAAGAGCGTCATTGTGACCAGCAACCGGCCAGCCGGCCAGTGGGAGCTGTTCATGGGGGACAAAGCGGCCTCAAACGCAATCCTGGATCGGCTGCTCCATCACTGCACCGCCATCGCAATTAAAGGCGAGAGCTACAGGATCCATGAAGGCAGGATGCGGAAATTTAAGAAAACTAAAGCAAAGGAGGTGGGGGCAGAAAACACTCAAACCAGCTGA